In one window of Erythrolamprus reginae isolate rEryReg1 chromosome 1, rEryReg1.hap1, whole genome shotgun sequence DNA:
- the LOC139158138 gene encoding uncharacterized protein — translation MSGESRGSVQKPAKTLGSAILPQGRGQQQQPFLPLMTKQLRGNFPGNSPVITTGAVSTMDDKPNTEKASSPVVSKEKAKGKDKERSKPSQSPASVASLKEAEKRIKALEKKLEAALHPSPSPVPLTQRHSTTPEPGTPQSAFGHLGPLQEGDWSPEGQFMALPQAPSPALSWTRPEPSGIPRRGTQAPSATFTPTAAGLRSQTGSWQHLPPDLQEMFANVYAQGVNAGTGQQVNRPQTQARNLWPVPPPSGLGSLSEDPDFGGDSDKEYEFSEDENTPEQQPVAGLFKPTLFRTLLFKAKQVMDLQGAAKTPEAEAGKTSASLLREPQPESDHIPASHIFVEGVKKPWQHPAAAQGPSNLERKFYTFDEEVEKLLEFPPIDQPVVTLVSSALVPSETGESLKPEDRKAETLLRKTHQMAGWGFRAAAAASFFNRASIMWLQELQSRLGPEEARLRQDISKLQAAAEFSADATLHAAKFIRSSLRTRTRGRSSLSPIDARTVALLPTRDDRTHVGTLLPDRDKRREVFNRTNIPSNHSGVIAGPTRIAPEVSSSPGGPFGEATRGDIVVPNDSPGPLPLGGKLQHFSPSWLLTSSDKWVLATVSEGLRLEFIGPPPHRFVSCPRLRDLHKRQQIRKEIAHLLDIRAIEQVPRQEVGKGFYSRIFLVPKTSGGYRMILNLKQLNIYIKYRRFHMHSLQTILPSIRSRDLLTSIDLKEAYLHVPVHPAHREFLRFCSEGVHYQYRAMPFGLSSAPRTFTKLLDALTANLRSHSIRLMAYLDDIIILSRSPGQAREDLARTIRTLEAHGFTINVGKSQLFPATRLQHLGSIIDTISGKVTLSPERQENIHRLVSDLIRLRRAPLALLSKVLGTLVSAIGIVPWARYHIRGLQWFLLPAQRARVSHSQRIIILPKRVRESLKWWLTGQWTMEELASVNINFLELRAVFLALLAFAPIVEGKHILILTDNVATRAHLNHQGGTRSQRLMEETMRLFNWAETHLASLTAEHIAGISNSTADWLSRATLDPSEWRLHPDLFYQLTQRFGVPLVDLFASSQNTQLPRFFTRFPDPRAEGTNALLSSWPPGLLYAFPPVNLIPRVVEKILHEEAEVILLAPYWPRRPWFADLVELSVSPPWRIPDQIISLSQGNLKHPDPQWLHLTGWHLKGIN, via the exons ATGAGCGGCGAGAGCAGGGGGTCGGTGCAAAAGCCCGCGAAGACGCTGGGCAGCGCCATTTTg CCGCAAGGGCGaggccagcagcagcagccatttttGCCATTAATGACGAAGCAGTTGCGAGGCAATTTCCCAGGCAATTCACCTGTTATAACCACCGGAGCTGTGAGTACAATGGATGATAAGCCCAATACCGAGAAAGCCAGCTCCCCAGTGGTGAGCAAGGAGAAGGCTAAGGGGAAGGATAAGGAGAGGTCAAAACCCTCCCAGTCCCCTGCTTCGGTGGCCTCATTGAAAGAGGCAGAAAAGCGCATAAAAGCGCTAGAGAAGAAattggaggcagccttgcacccctCCCCCTCGCCAGTACCACTGACTCAGAGGCATTCAACCACACCTGAACCTGGGACCCCCCAATCAGCCTTTGGACACCTGGGGCCCCTCCAGGAGGGTGACTGGTCCCCAGAGGGGCAGTTCATGGCGTTGCCACAGGCCCCGTCTCCAGCTTTGTCCTGGACTAGGCCTGAACCTTCCGGGATTCCAAGAAGGGGCACACAGGCACCTTCGGCTACGTTCACTCCTACAGCGGCTGGACTGCGATCCCAGACTGGTTCATGGCAACACTTGCCTCCAGATCTACAGGAGATGTTCGCGAATGTTTATGCTCAGGGAGTGAATGCCGGGACAGGTCAGCAGGTGAACCGCCCTCAGACTCAAGCAAGAAACCTTTGGCCagtaccgcccccctcgggcttgGGGTCTCTTTCAGAGGATCCAGACTTTGGTGGGGACAGTGATAAAGAGTACGAAttctcagaggatgagaacaCCCCAGAACAGCAGCCAGTGGCTGGTCTGTTTAAACCTACGCTGTTTCGAACCCTACTTTTCAAGGCAAAGCAGGTAATGGACCTGCAAGGAGCGGCCAAGACACCTGAAGCAGAGGCCGGCAAGACATCAGCTTCCCTTTTACgagaaccccaacccgagtcggACCACATCCCGGCTTCGCACATTTTTGTTGAGGGAGTTAAAAAGCCCTGGCAGCACCCCGCTGCGGCCCAGGGGCCTTCGAATTTGGAGCGTAAGTTCTACACATTCGACGAAGAGGTGGAAAAACTTttggagtttccccccattgaccAGCCGGTAGTCACGCTGGTTTCTAGTGCCCTGGTGCCGTCAGAGACGGGAGAAagcttgaaaccagaggacagGAAAGCGGAAACCCTATTGCGCAAGACCCACCAAATGGCGGGCTGGGGTTTCCGAGCGGCTGccgcggcctccttcttcaacagggCCTCCATCATGTGGCTCCAGGAGCTGCAGTCACGCCTCGGCCCGGAGGAGGCCAGACTCCGACAGGATATCAGTAAACTGCAGGCCGCAGCTGAGTTTTCCGCCGATGCCACCCTACACGCAGCTAAGTTT AtaaggtcctcattgaggacaaggacaagaggaaggtcctccttaAGTCCAATAGACGCCAGGACCGTCGCTTTACTCCCTACACGAGACGACAGAACCCATGTTGGGACGCTTCTTCCGGACAGGGACAAGCGCAGAGAGGTTTTCAACAGAACCAATATCCCCAGCAATCATTCAGGAGTGATCGCGGGTCCTACCAGGATCGCTCCAGAGGTTTCCAGCAGtccaggcggccctttcggggaGGCAACCAGAGGGGATATCGTCGTTCCAAATGACTCCCCCGGGCCTCTACCTTTAGGAGGGAAGCTACAACACTTCAGCCCCTCCTGGCTGCTCACTTCCTCGGACAAGTGGGTACTAGCCACCGTATCAGAAGGACTTCGTCTGGAATTCATTGGGCCCCCTCCTCATCGATTCGTAAGTTGCCCGAGGCTTCGGGACCTGCACAAGAGGCAGCAGATCCGCAAGGAGATTGCCCATTTATTGGACATACGAGCCATCGAACAGGTACCTCGACAAGAAGTGGGCAAGGGATTTTATTCCAGGATCTTCCTGGTACCCAAGACTTCAGGAGGATACCGGATGATTCTGAATTTGAAACAACTCAATATCTACATCAAATACAGGAGGTTCCACATGCACTCCTTACAGACTATTCTTCCCTCAATACGCTCCAGGGATCTGTTGACTTCAATAGATttgaaggaggcctacctccacgtgCCTGTACACCCGGCACATCGGGAATTTCTCAGGTTCTGTTCAGAAGGCGTCCATTACCAATACAGGGCGATGCCCTTCGGCCTATCCTCGgccccacggacttttaccaagtTGCTGGACGCCCTGACGGCCAATCTTCGGTCTCACTCtatcagactgatggcctacctggacgacataattatcTTGTCCAGGTCCCCAGGGCAGGCCAGAGAGGACCTAGCCAGAACAATACGGACACTGGAAGCACATGGCTTCACTATAAACGTGGGAAAAAGTCAGCTGTTCCCGGCAACCAGACTACAACACCTGGGTTCCATCATCGATACCATCTCAGGCAAGGTGACCCTTTCTCCCGAGAGACAGGAGAATATTCATCGCCTGGTCTCCGACTTGATCCGCCTCAGACGGGCCCCGCTGGCACTGTTGTCGAAAGTGCTAGGAACGTTGGTGTCAGCCATAGGTATAGTTCCATGGGCCAGGTACCATATAAGAGGCCTTCAGTGGTTTCTCTTACCAGCTCAGAGAGCCAGGGTCAGCCACTCACAAAGGATTATCATCTTACCAAAGAGAGTCAGAGAGTCGTTGAAGTGGTGGCTCACAGGGCAATGGACGATGGAAGAACTGGCTTCGGTCAATATAAACTTCTTAGAACTAAGGGCAGTGTTTCTAGCCCTACTAGCCTTTGCCCCCATAGTGGAGGGCAAACACATACTTAtcttaacagacaatgtagcgaccagggcccacctgaatcaccAGGGAGGCACAAGGTCTCAACGACTTATGGAGGAAACTATGCGGCTCTTCAACTGGGCCGAGACCCATCTAGCATCGCTGACCGCAGAGCATATCGCAGGGATCAGCAATTCcacagcggattggctcagcagagCTACCCTGGACCCGTCAGAGTGGCGACTCCACCCAGACCTGTTCTACCAGTTGACCCAGAGGTTCGGGGTTCCTCTAGTGGACCTATTTGCCAGCAGTCAGAACACCCAGCTCCCGCGGTTTTTCACACGATTCCCGGATCCCAGGGCAGAAGGGACCAACGCCCTACTATCATCTTGGCCCCCCGGTCTCCTGTACGCCTTCCCTCCCGTGAACCTCATCCCGAGGGTGGTGGAGAAAATTCTTCACGAGGAAGCGGAAGTGATTTTACTAGCACCGTACTGGCCACGTCGAccgtggttcgcggacttggTGGAGCTTTCAGTGTCACCCCCGTGGAGAATCCCGGATCAGATCATCTCGTTGAGCCAGGGGAATCTGAAACACCCAGATCCCCAATGGCTACACTTGACAggttggcacttgaaaggcataaattga